From Campylobacteraceae bacterium, one genomic window encodes:
- a CDS encoding response regulator transcription factor yields MKLLVLEDNVTLSNVMKKGLEKEGYQVDCFDDGESALDAINNGYSCFILDINVPSLDGISLLKHIRSYNKDTTVLIISSNHELDKIKSSYEFGCNDYIKKPFFIYELVQKVKHLCVVPSKFIQFSPQCKYSFVEHILYENDEKIILTKKEILFLELYIVNLNKVVSYEELETYVWEGEITNLDNIRALVKRLRKKLPEGSIKIVTGLGYTLGNTVKLS; encoded by the coding sequence ATGAAACTATTAGTGCTTGAAGATAATGTGACATTATCCAATGTAATGAAAAAAGGTCTTGAAAAAGAAGGTTATCAAGTAGATTGTTTTGATGATGGAGAAAGTGCATTGGATGCTATTAATAATGGTTATTCTTGTTTTATTCTAGATATTAATGTACCTTCTTTAGATGGAATTTCTTTGCTTAAACATATTCGTTCTTATAATAAAGATACAACAGTACTCATTATAAGCTCAAATCATGAACTAGACAAAATCAAAAGTTCTTATGAGTTTGGCTGTAATGATTATATTAAAAAACCTTTTTTTATATATGAATTGGTGCAAAAAGTGAAACACTTATGTGTAGTACCTAGCAAATTTATTCAGTTCTCACCCCAATGTAAATATTCTTTTGTTGAGCATATTTTGTATGAAAACGATGAAAAAATAATTCTAACAAAAAAAGAGATTCTATTTTTAGAATTGTATATTGTAAATTTGAATAAAGTTGTATCTTATGAAGAACTTGAAACGTACGTTTGGGAAGGAGAGATAACCAATCTTGATAATATTAGAGCACTGGTAAAAAGATTAAGAAAAAAGCTGCCAGAAGGTTCTATTAAGATAGTTACAGGACTTGGATATACCTTAGGAAACACTGTTAAACTAAGCTAA